CAGCAGATTTTTCACGTAATCGGAAAATTGTAGCGCGAAGGCGCAACCCAGCAGCGGCTTAGCATTGAGCGCGACGCGCCGTACGCCGACCGTGACTGAAAGAAGACGGACCGGCGCCTCGATCGCGCACCCGTCAAGCGCGCCGGCAGGCGCTTCGGCGGGTTCGAAAGCGACGCCAGCCGCGCCCAGATTCGCCATGCAATCCTCGGGGGGATGGGGCTCCACTTGCTGCGGCTTGGCGCCAACGGCAGGCTTTGCCTCCGGTAGGGGGATGGTCTGAAACGCCGGTCGTCGTGGCGGCGTCGGCGCGTCGAGCGCCCCAGCGGAAGTTGCGACACCGCTCAACGCCAGAACGAGCGCAACCTCGACCGTACAGCGCACAAGCTCGCGAGAGATCGTCGTCCTCATCATCGCCTTTAGCCGCGCCATTCTTCTAATCCTGCAGAGGGGCGCCTACATTGGGGCGAGTGGAGGAAGCCAATGTCGAACGCCATCACCGTCACAGTGCCGCATGATCTCGGCGTCGAAGCGGCGAAAGCCCGAGTCTCCGAACAGCTGGCAAGGATGCAACGCGAATATGTGGACAAGGTCGCGCATTCCGAAGTCACCTGGGCCGGCGACGTCGGAACGGTTCGCGTGACGGCGCTCGGCCAGACGGCGACGGCGCAGATCACGGTGCTGAAGGATTTGCTGCGCATCGACGTTCAGCTGCCGTGGGTGTTGGCGGCCATTTCCG
Above is a genomic segment from Methylocystis rosea containing:
- a CDS encoding extensin-like domain-containing protein, whose amino-acid sequence is MARLKAMMRTTISRELVRCTVEVALVLALSGVATSAGALDAPTPPRRPAFQTIPLPEAKPAVGAKPQQVEPHPPEDCMANLGAAGVAFEPAEAPAGALDGCAIEAPVRLLSVTVGVRRVALNAKPLLGCAFALQFSDYVKNLLAPLGPGTMGASLVAIDTGPGYECRGRNHDNGAKLSAHAKGLALDVGAFVFSDGRKIAVDAQPDPQSTAYVKALRTAACGWFTTILGPGSDPYHASHLHFDVERHGSNGSYRICQ
- a CDS encoding polyhydroxyalkanoic acid system family protein; this translates as MSNAITVTVPHDLGVEAAKARVSEQLARMQREYVDKVAHSEVTWAGDVGTVRVTALGQTATAQITVLKDLLRIDVQLPWVLAAISGKLQQLISRNAGDALRIGQAPKNDASAARKTP